A single window of Pyrus communis chromosome 10, drPyrComm1.1, whole genome shotgun sequence DNA harbors:
- the LOC137747165 gene encoding F-box protein SKIP2-like: protein MGQSYSFPESPAEHSPREISTSRRFSFKQVAIVSSLNDEDSEFHGEVTQGRDYTSDLPDELLASIFHFLGAGDRKRSSLVCRRWLRVDGQSRHRLSFNAQAGLLPFLPALFARFDSVTKLALRCDRKSISLDDDALVLISIRCRNLTRLKLRGCREITDLGMTAFAQNCKGLKKLSCGSCLFGAKAMNAVFEHCPALEELSVKRLRGVHDGSEPIGDKIASSSLKSITLREILNGQCFGPLIVGSKNLKTLKLIRCLGDWDTVLEKLENGNRSLIEVHLERLQVTDLGLSAISKCSNLEVLHIVKAPECSNFGLICVAENCKMLRKLHIDGWRTNRIGDEGLIAIAKECPNIQELVLIGVNPTSSSLTAIASNCQKLERLALCGSGSFGDAEFACIAAKCVALKKLCIKGCPISDAGLEMLAWGCPSLAKIKVKKCRGVSGEVAEWLRERRGSLTVNWDAGEIGSMDASGYAGGAVQSAVEFPVDHVAVAIAPASSNTPMALFRTKFGFFSGRSFVPCTFRRWSVSESSSSANL, encoded by the coding sequence ATGGGACAGTCCTATTCGTTTCCTGAGTCTCCGGCGGAGCACAGTCCAAGAGAGATATCAACGAGCCGCCGTTTCAGCTTCAAACAGGTGGCGATTGTTTCATCCTTGAACGACGAAGACTCCGAGTTTCACGGGGAAGTCACCCAGGGCCGTGACTACACCTCCGATCTTCCCGACGAGTTGTTGGCGAGTATTTTTCACTTCCTCGGTGCCGGAGACCGGAAACGAAGCTCGCTCGTCTGCCGCCGGTGGCTGAGAGTCGACGGCCAGAGCCGGCACCGCCTCTCTTTCAACGCCCAGGCCGGGCTTCTCCCTTTCCTGCCTGCTCTCTTCGCCCGCTTCGACTCGGTCACGAAGCTCGCTCTTCGATGCGATCGCAAATCGATCAGCCTTGACGACGACGCTTTGGTCCTGATCTCGATTCGCTGCAGAAACCTCACGCGCCTCAAGCTCCGCGGCTGCCGGGAAATCACCGACCTCGGAATGACCGCGTTCGCGCAGAACTGTAAGGGCCTGAAGAAGCTCTCCTGCGGCTCCTGCCTGTTCGGCGCCAAAGCCATGAACGCCGTCTTCGAGCACTGCCCGGCGCTCGAGGAGCTCTCCGTGAAGCGGCTCCGCGGTGTCCACGACGGCTCGGAGCCGATCGGCGACAAAATTGCGTCGTCGTCGCTGAAATCGATAACCTTGAGGGAGATATTGAACGGACAGTGCTTCGGGCCGCTTATCGTCGGCTCCAAGAATCTCAAGACCCTGAAGCTAATCCGCTGTTTGGGGGATTGGGATACGGTTCTGGAAAAGCTTGAAAATGGAAACCGGAGTTTGATTGAAGTTCACCTGGAGAGGTTGCAGGTGACCGATTTGGGGCTTTCGGCAATTTCGAAATGCTCGAATTTGGAGGTTTTGCACATTGTTAAGGCTCCTGAGTGTTCAAATTTCGGGCTTATCTGTGTTGCCGAAAACTGCAAGATGCTGAGGAAGCTTCACATTGATGGATGGAGGACGAATAGGATTGGGGACGAAGGTTTGATTGCCATAGCCAAAGAGTGCCCAAACATACAGGAGCTTGTTCTGATTGGTGTGAATCCTACCTCTTCGAGTCTAACTGCAATTGCCTCCAATTGCCAAAAATTGGAGAGGTTGGCGCTCTGCGGTAGCGGATCATTTGGAGATGCAGAGTTCGCTTGCATTGCTGCGAAATGTGTGGCGTTGAAGAAACTGTGTATTAAGGGGTGCCCAATTTCCGATGCCGGGCTCGAAATGCTTGCTTGGGGTTGTCCCAGTTTGGCCAAGATTAAGGTCAAGAAGTGCAGAGGAGTGAGTGGCGAGGTGGCGGAGTGGTTGAGGGAACGAAGAGGATCATTGACTGTGAATTGGGATGCTGGTGAAATTGGATCAATGGATGCTAGTGGCTATGCAGGTGGAGCTGTACAAAGCGCTGTGGAGTTTCCGGTTGATCATGTAGCGGTTGCCATTGCTCCAGCAAGTAGCAATACTCCAATGGCATTGTTTAGAAcaaagtttggttttttttcaggTAGGAGTTTTGTTCCATGCACATTCAGAAGGTGGTCGGTTAGTGAGAGTAGTTCCAGTGCAAACTTGTAG